ATCTAATGCCCatgaatgctttattttttatccgattacgctgaaatttgaaacagtgagtagattaAGGCCtaccgacaactgacccaaatatagttcagatcgaactatatttagatatagctgcaatatagaccgatcggccgataaagggtctgaagcccataaaagctttatttattgctcaatttcggtgaaatttgaaacaatgggttattttaagcctcccgacgtctcaccaaagtatggttcagatcggactatatttagatatagctgccatatagaccgatccctcgataaagggtctgaagcccataaaagctttatttattgctcaatttcggtgaaattttaaacaatgggttattttaagcctcccgacgttTGACCaaagtatagttcagatcggactatatatttagatataggtgccatatagaccgatccctcaattaagggtctgaagtccataaaagctttatttattgcccaatttcgctcaaatttgggacagttagtagatttaggcctcccaatatagaACCCAAAAaaggatcagatcggactatgtctagatgtagctgccatatagaccgatccgccaataaagggtctgaagcccataaaagcttaatttattacccgatttcgctgaaatctgaaacagtgatttcttttgagcctcccgatatctgacctaaatatggttcagatcggacaatatctagttatagctgccatatagaccgatcatccgataaaaggtctgaagcccataacagctttatttattacccaatttcgctgaaatttgaaacagtgggtttatTTAAGCCTCGccatatctgacctaaatatggttcagatagacctatctcccgataaagggtgatgaaatcgaactatatttagatatagctgccatatagaccgatctccaaaaaaagggtctgaagcccaaaaaacgttcagatcggactatatctagatgtagctgccatatagaccgatatggcgtttaagggtctgaagcaaaattcaacagtgaccgttatttattagaccactcaatgtccgtgccaaatttgggagcataagttatccaattttcaccggattgcgaAGAAAGGGGTtctacatatatactcgaggtggcgggtatccaaagttcggcccggccgaacttaatgcctttttacttgtttttgtttaaaatgttaccagcattttATTATTGCTTTGACTTTTTCGAACCGGTTGGTTGTGTTACCGAGCGAGTATATAAATGAATATCTGTAGCAATCCGGCACTGACTGGTAATTCATTATTAACTTATTCAACGGCAGTGTGATCTATATTTGGTGAGGATACCCCACCATTTACTTATGCAAATATGCGTTTATTAACAAGAACAGCAATGGAAAACCATAAAGCAAAACAGGGCTACTTGATAAACGCCTACTACATTGCCATTTTTGATAGCAATAAAAACAATTCTCTGACAGACAGTCAGTCAGTGTGGCACTAGTATgacaatttgttttttaagaTTACAAATCTTTGGAGGTATGTTATACGCGATAAgatatagaaaaaattccaaaaatggaATAGCTTGCTATAATCAGAGTTCTTTGTGTAACACATACCATAATGAGGGTTTTGTTATGAGATAAAATCGTATTTAAATTGTCAAGTTATAATAATTTGAAAACTAATTGTATTCTTATAATATTGGACTCCCAAAACGGAGTGGGTTGATACCAAGCAGGCAATCTTAAAGAAAAATACCAACCAAAGTCGCCAGCAACAAAAAAGATTGAAAAGTAGACCAAAGTCGTCAGCATCACAGTGATTCGAAATCCTTAGtgtaatattttcattttatcaACTGGGTTTGAATCAAGACATTTTAAGCTATAGCCAAACAAACCACAATGTGGCCCTTTAGTTTATCGTGTTGACATTTAAAGTCATAACTATCCGTAAAATGCTTCTTCTTAGTGATGTAGGTCTTTGCGGATTAAAATCTCCTATAAACTGGAATTACGCATAAGTTTTTATGTAATTGCTATCAGACTTTACTAAGAAAAACTATAACTACACACCTTGAATCGGGCTCTAACACCCTCAATCATTGGGCGTCGTTGTCTAATTTACAGTCATGCAGTCGTACTTAAAACGCTTGTATCACTCACTTAAACACTAGTCTAATAAAGAACGGACTTTACTTTGTGATAAATctcaacttaaaatgcttgtataaCCTTAAATATACTTTTGTTGAAGGAATGGTTTTGGTGATCATGCtcaacttaaactgcttatacCCCCTTAAATATGCGTCCATGAAAAAATGTGATCATaccatttgaccttgtcagatatcgaaatcgtcttattaatGAAACGTGGTGCAATTTaacgcccaccttcgtcttcgtcgtgaacaggcatatttcagtcttctctgggttaacattaagacctctagatctagcccagtcatatgctatatgcaagaccctttcggcccttctgcatagctctttCGAATCCTTACCCATTAGAAGAATTATAACATCGTATGCATAGCAGACGAattcaaatccctcttcagcATCCcacagcatccgtaataggtcatttatggtggtcactcacAGGAATGGCGATAAAACGCCCCTTTATCTGTCGCtttctcattaattagtctgacgactagttgtgcgcttgaagtattactctcgactataggtgccaaggcacccacacctataggaggggaggacaatacgctacggtctgacgccaccaccgcagatgttgagtctttggagtccatttctagcctactccaaaaggcttaaaaaatttttcgcaataGTACCTATtacgagatacggatatatttttttgtttttctttgaggagcgaaataaaaacacgtctgcTCCACTCAGCGGCTATAATAATTTTCTCGGTTAATCGAGACAAAATTCAAATCTCTATGGTTTGGCTGTTATAAgccaaaatatcaacaaaaaaaagagaCAAATTGCATGTCAAAATGTATGGTCTAGGGAACTTTTTTGCTCAATACAATCCCACGAATCAGAAACGCTAAGCGCCCTTTAAGATTTTATCCTTCTATACTAATCGCCCCATCCTAATAAGCATTCTTGTGGGTTTCAACCCTTCAAAATTGGAGCATTTAATTGATTAAAAGAGTgacgattttttcaaaaatgtttgtcgatttttatgcccaccacctaaggatgtcattccgtttgcaacacttcgaaatatccatttgcgagcctataaagtatatgtatatattcttgatcatcgtaaaaatctaagacgatctacccatgtccgttcatctgtttgttgaaatcactctacagtcttgaaaaattgagatgttgagctgaaactttgcacagattctatttttgtccataagcaggttaagttcgatgatgggctatatcggactatattttgatatagcccctacatagaccgatccgtcgataaagggtcttaggcccatagaagccacttttaatttccgattttgctgaaaattaggacagagagttgtgttaggccagtcgacatccttcttcaatttgaccccgaacggtccacatttggatatatgtagctgccatatagaccgatatgtcgatttaaggtcttgggccataaaagttgcttttgttgtccgatgtcaccgaaatttgggacagtgacttgtgttatgccattcaacatccttcttcaatttggcctcgtgcggtccagatttggatatagctgccatatagagcgttctctcgatttaaggtcttgggcccataaaaggcgcatttattatccaattttgctgaaatttgggacagcgagttgtgttaggcccctcggcatctttctgcaatttgactcagatcggttcagatttggatatagctgccacattgacTGATCTCTTGactcttgggaccataaaagacgcatttattatccgattttgctgaaatatgggacagtaagttgtgttaggccagttgacacccttcttcaatttagacccaatcgatccagatttggatattgtagctgccttatggaccgatctcttgatttaaagtcttgggaccataaaagacgcatttattgtccgatttcgccgaaatttgggacagtgagtttggacagaaaggtttagatttggatacagctgccatatagactgatctctcgatttaagggttcgCACCCATTAAAGGcgtgtttattatccgattttgctgaactttgggacagcgagttgtgttaggcccctcagcATTTtttcaggcccttcgacatccttcttcaatttggctcggatcggtttagatttgaatatagctgtcatatagaccgatctctcgattcaaggtcttgaacccatgaaaggcacatttataatccgatttcgctgaaatttggaacatagagttgtgttagaccctttaacaTTATTCTACaacttggcttagatcggtccagatttgtatatagctgccatatagaccgatctttcgatttaaggtcttgggcccataaaaggcgcaattattgtccgatgtcgccaaaatttgggacagtgagttgtattacggCCCCTCaacacctttcttcaatttgacctagatcggtccagatttgtatacagctgccatatagacccatctttccatttaaggttttcggcccataaaagacgcatttattgtcccatgtcgccaaaatttgagacagtgagttttgttacggcccctcgacatctttctgcaatttagccgagatcggtccagatttggatatagctgccatatggaccgatctctgtatttaaggtcttgggaccataaaagacgcatttattgtcccatgtagccaaaatttgagacagtgagttgtgttacggcccctcgacatctttctgcaatttggccgagatcgatccagatttggatataacttccatatagaccaatctctcgatttaaggtcttaggcccataaaggcgcatttattatccgatttcgtcgaaattttaaacaatgagtggtgttaggcccttcgacatcccgcttcaatttggtacagatcggttcagatttgcatatagctctcgatttaaagtcttggccgcataaaaggctcatttattatccgattacgtcgaaatttgacacagtgacttatgttaggcttttcgacatatgtcgtatatggttcagatcggtctatattttgatatagctaccaaaaagaccaatattttgtacttgtacttattaaaccactcattgtccgtgccgaatttggtccgaatcgaaccatattccgatatagctgctatgggggcaaaaattatgcattttcatcggattatgacgaaaggtggtttagatacatacccgaggtggtgggtatccaaagttcaaaccgaccgaacttaacgccgtttttacttgttcttttataTGCCCTTTTTCCTTAGTTGttatgaaaaacttaaaatgcttgtaaatCCTTTATTATTGATGGTTATTCGCATCTTATCAAGAAATTGAGGTTCAATTTTGTACCAAACTTAAAATACTTGTATCGTAAACCTGTGATCCCACCaaaattcatcgaaaatttATCAAATACTTCGTTCCAAACTCTTATGTGCCTATGACTTCCTAAATATGCCTTTATTTTAACTTCTTCTTTGTTTCCAGTTTATTCTAGTTCTTTTATGTGATCGACCTCCTCACAGTGCTTAAAAAACTAGATCCCCAACGCTATGACTCATTATTGGACGCATTATTGCGCCTAAATGAACAAATAACTTCACAGGGATGACTCATTTCGAGCGACATTTGGACTAGTGTAGTCGCCTTGTCTGGtaaaatgtagaaaaaaaacTCCCGAGaaaaattgacattttaaaaataaacatattCCCCTAgtaggattttttttcttttttgccaaTTTCCATTGCTTTTGTGCCTTTGCACACATTTATCCACACGTTCCTATGCCATTAGGTCTACTTAAATACAAATGATGCGATATTTTTGGAATTGtgtaaaataaattgttttgttaGAGGAAAACTTTCGATATGTAAAATGGAAACGTCATTGAGTGCATTCACGTGCCTATCACTACCACAGCACTACAAAACACCTCTGTCCTCATGATTATCTGTTATAATCACCCTGCAGTCTTTAAGGCTATCATGCAGAACTCAGAAATTATGTGGTTTTTCATGTGCtatgttagatttttttttacaattttgatatttaatttagTTCCTTTCTACCATTGCAGGATCTTTTCATTAAGCTTTCATCTTTCCTATCACAATGATTACAAAAACTCCTGATTATCTGATATCAGAGTATGGTTATCCTGAACTATGGAATGCAGATGCTAAACATGTACCTCTCCCCAATCACAAATTCTGGAATACCTATTCCTTGTGGTGTAGCAATAAATCGAACCAGTTAGCCAAGCTGTTACCACTTCGAGAGTCATGGAACGATTATTATACCAAGAATGTGCTAAGACAAAACGAAGAATCAAACAAATACAGCAAACTGACTACCAATCGAAAACCACAAAAGAACCAACAGCACATCAAAGTGGAGTCTAACAAAAAAAGAAGTTTTCATTTCAGCAATATGGGCAGCAACACTAGGTAAGGCGATTAATACAATTAGCACCAGCTATTGGTACTAATATAGTTATGGTTTTAACTTTGTCTATCTGTTTCCATGTCAAATTCGCCACTTCATCTGCGTTCGCTTCTTGGCAAATGGCAAATACCTATTCCACACATTCCATTGTCAATTGTTTGATGGAATTGGACACAGCATTAGACGCAACGGGGTAGCCAGTGACGGAGTGAATGGCAACGCACTGATGAATTCTCAGCCAAGATCtcgaacaaaacaaaatatggaTAATGACGTAGATCAATTTTGAATAGGTGATAAACAATGTGCAATTAATTTTCTTATTGTACATACCTCATGCGAATATATCATGAATGATGAGTGTTAtgttttaattattaattttaataaaattataaataactATGTATACACAAATTGGTTTAAACAAATTAGATCAGAAAAATAAGGAGGCTACTCTGTCTAAGACGCTTAGGCAACTGTATTcaatgttgtgttttattttagtcctattCCGTGCaagtcaggattcactgaataaggttaagccaagcgatcagctgacatacaatttttttgacatttttggcagtacttcacattaaggatgtcaacttgttttctttttgcattcattctttgtttaccttttctcctatatgatgacattttcaatcggcagatttgacatccttaatgatgttcatggggcctatccactttatgtttcacatgtgacctaaccttctattagtgaatcctgcgtGCAAGTCAGATATTCCGGATGAAATGTCAATGCAAAGTTGTACTGGTGAGTTATCGATAACATACAATAAAAGAAACGATTAATCGTAATttgcactatatagtactaCAACACAGCATAAGATAAACATTGGAACGATCCTCAACTAACCAAGATCTGTACTACAAGTCTAAGACTTCCAAAACTATTGTTATCTGACATTATTGGTGACTAGAAATTCTATAAACTATGCCTGGAGACGGCAGTGATTGTATACCACTCAGCAAGAATAAAAAGAATTAGGCAGCAATAGGTATCATATTACCAGTCAGCCACGATAAATGGTCTTAGTTTGAGGAATATGTGAGCTAACAttgagatcgctctatatggcagagaTATTAAAACATAGTCCGACATGAACCCTATTCGGCGCAGATTTCTAAGGTGTCTAATCAGGGTTTCAGAGCGAACCGGAGCGGGTGCGAGAGCTAAGGCGTTACGGCCCACTTTTCGCCGAAATGGGAGCGGAAATCTCACAATTCAGAGCGGAAAGGTTTCCAATCTCAGTCCGGCCATTACACTCCGCTCCGAATCCGTGGGTCTAGCTACTccgaatttttggcaaaatttcataataaatgcCCTTTCACTGGCTGAAGATCTCAAATAGCGGGAGGTTATGTGACTGGCACGTGTTGAATGCccgcagcttctctgatcatcgctatATTTGCTCcaaccttggagaaaatactgcaaaagTCCCTCGGCTAAATCGAAAAAAGGCGGACTGGGATAAATTTCGACACACATTCTGCACTACTATCCTCCCTTGACCTGAAAAGGAAATGGGAACTAagcaggatatagacatagtggtcaagcggatgaCAAAAGCCCTGATCTGCTCGCTTATGTCAGTATGCCATAGAGGCAAACAGCTACCTCCATGGTGGACTCCAGAACTGGTTGGTTTTTGGAAAAGTTGCAGAACACTTTCTCAAAATGGGCGTGAAGGGTAAAtagggaaacctggaaggaagggaagtggtttccgatcggatacctgaaataaaccttgaagtcgagtgcgaggcaccgctgccatcggcacagtcttggattgatggaaccctagtattgccatctgaaagatcatgttacacggatggatcaaagctagaggacagagtgggcctaggggtttacgtaatacggtactgcaggcggagatccgggtgatcacggaatgcgtgaagtggtgtcgTGCTAACGcaaagacgtcgagtgtgaacatctttaccgacagtaaaattgccataagggcattaacaaccaggatggtaaggtcactaacagccttgcagtgtaagaaggagattaacgccttctctgaggatggcaaaatccgcatcgtttgggtgccgggccataacggagtaaggggaaatagaagggcagacgatttggcggtgacggccagaggactgccgtcaataaacttgattaacccgaagcctttcgggtcgacgcagtccaagttaagggagtgggaaaAATTCTCTTTCAGCTTCTATAgctaagcaagctcgttccggtccatggAACCGATCGCCGCCTGTTATATAAAGGCACCAATTTCTTACCTTGTCATATCCAGCATCAtatgcccggcctctcactgagactctcattagcactcagtatttaagcaagagtcggTGGCCTCTCACTAAAACTCTGCATTCGACTCTCCGCGACTGTAATTACAGTTActccgtaacctgtggacgcgcccggtagttcTCAGGAAAGTTTTCCTGATAACGATGTACACCACACATATCGGAGCTCAATGTTTCAGTTCGTGAGATGCTATTATTATCCCTTGCCGAGACATAACGCCCACTAGCGTCAGGGGCTAAGTTGATTGCCATTTTTCTGGGGATGCACCTAGACAATTTGGTGCAATTTTTACAAACTTCCAAATCCTTTGTTCAATCTTCCTTTTATGTATTGGACATCTATGCTCAATCTACTTTTGCTAGAATAGAGTTGTTAATGTGGGACAACATTTCCGTTCGGGAGAGAAATCTGGGGAGATCGCAGCTTCCCCAAAACTTTaatcgaaacggtcggtaagacggcgaaaaaattatggggggatccagatcgttagaagacgaggctattactgaaaagaagaaagaaggagtccagtatagctattggtatcataacgggacacataggactacgagctcacttactcatagtccataaagtctgcgttcatgggacaatttttttcttaatgattaaaaaacaacataaaaaaataaataaagttaagttttgttgtatatgttgtttctttatatttcttaaattagaaaacaaaaatacaagtttgcttttgcttttttgttctaacggtacttttgtctcataagaagaaattatgacaaccaaaaagtctgcgttcactttgtttacttcgaaagtaccgctactttttatgatgcttattcttatttttgatcagtttcagttcattatcataacaagtgatagttacgcgtgttttttttaaaaaaaaattaataaatttggaaacatgcAAACTAaaactgaaagaaaaataattattaaattgtggaaagaaggacaaagctttagaaatattggtggaacagttggaagaacgtattcttctgtccagcgcgtaattaataattacaaagaaaccggcattataacttcaaagcctcggcctggacgtccaaaaaaattatccgtTAGAGAAGAGCGCAAAGTGATGAATATGGCAAGCAtcaaccctcgtataacatcaaccaaaattgttgaaaatattaaaacaatgtttgaaaaaagcatctgtgccgaAACTGCCAGAGAAGTATTACATAgagctggatttcatggaagagttgctcaaagaaagccgtatatttcagtcataaacagactaaagcggattgcattcgctaatactttcatcaataagcctcctgaattctggaaacaaattattttctccgacgagagcaaattcagtatttttttggcattaaagatcggcaaatagtgtggcgcaagtccgggactgagctggaaaaacgaaatttagttggaacggtgaagcaccgtggtggtggagttatggtgtgggggtgtatggctgTTAGTGGGGtgggtcaattagaatttattgagtccaaaatggataaatggggttatctcaatattttgaaaaaaatttgaaaccaaGTGCTGCTAAACTAGGGTTAGCAACGACAATTTGGTTCCAACAGGATAACGATCCAAAGCATACATCGGAGGTTGTTAAGCTATGGCTTCTATATaacactccaaagcagcttaaaacaGCACCCCCATCACCAGAGCTTAAGCCCATTGAGCATCTTTGGGAGctattagagaaaaaaaatcctcagcacgttataaccagcaaggagatgttacgaagtgtcatgcaggcagaatgggtgaaaataacatctgaggaaacagagaagttggtaaactccatgccaaatagactaagtgcagtcttcaaacaacgtggctatcctaccaattattaggaatgtgttaatgtgtttttcttttgtgtttaaataactcttttgtttatttttaattactgaacgcagactttgtggtgcttatatttaattgttatcatatttaaatcgctctagagtgaaagtgcttaaccaaacttagaattttgtttttgtttgttaatgttaggaatatgaagaaaaaatatatgtaaaagagttgagttgatttattgggttgcccaaaaagtaattgcggattttttcaaagaaagtaaatgcatttttaatgaaacttagaatgaactttaatcaaatatacttttttta
The Stomoxys calcitrans chromosome 3, idStoCalc2.1, whole genome shotgun sequence genome window above contains:
- the LOC131995912 gene encoding uncharacterized protein LOC131995912 — its product is MITKTPDYLISEYGYPELWNADAKHVPLPNHKFWNTYSLWCSNKSNQLAKLLPLRESWNDYYTKNVLRQNEESNKYSKLTTNRKPQKNQQHIKVESNKKRSFHFSNMGSNTSIRRNGVASDGVNGNALMNSQPRSRTKQNMDNDVDQF